A stretch of Fibrobacter sp. UWR2 DNA encodes these proteins:
- a CDS encoding NAD(P)/FAD-dependent oxidoreductase — protein MSFFKFETYDLVVCGAGPAGLMAACTYAKRTQGAGRVLLLDKKAPWKEPIFCAEAVSANRLAKLWPIDRSWVRGRISGIYFTSPDRHRAEFYSKDCGLILDRSGFHHALADGCAEAGVECHFDALVKSLARNDDGTWNVCVKGPESVTETVKAKAVVDATGPGARLTHGIECLEGIEAGDTDLEPAIFAVAEGIEHSPEHIELFFGSEFPDGYGWIFPRDGVEVNIGFVLGKNVKLGVSLREKLKSFIAERYPKANVKAIYGGMIACGQSERPMARCGLFKAGDAASCVNPISRSGIVESMLCGKIVAESTVEWLAASAPEVREKIEASVLDRWMEALGRTHLQIARAKPGFNAIKDSQFDRAAKSLSKLPREKQTLFRIFFTVLCASPSLIWKMRSFLK, from the coding sequence ATGTCCTTTTTTAAGTTTGAAACGTACGATTTGGTCGTCTGCGGGGCTGGCCCTGCAGGCCTTATGGCCGCCTGTACGTATGCCAAGCGGACGCAGGGGGCCGGACGGGTTCTGCTGCTCGATAAGAAGGCTCCCTGGAAGGAACCGATTTTCTGCGCCGAGGCGGTCTCGGCGAACCGGCTTGCCAAGTTGTGGCCTATCGACCGGTCCTGGGTGCGTGGTCGCATCTCCGGAATATACTTTACCTCGCCCGATCGCCACAGGGCGGAATTCTACAGCAAGGACTGCGGGCTTATCCTGGACCGTTCCGGATTCCACCACGCGCTTGCGGACGGCTGTGCCGAAGCGGGTGTGGAATGCCATTTCGACGCGCTCGTGAAGTCACTTGCACGCAATGATGACGGCACATGGAACGTTTGCGTGAAGGGCCCCGAATCCGTTACGGAAACTGTAAAGGCGAAGGCGGTTGTCGATGCGACTGGCCCGGGTGCGCGCCTTACCCATGGCATAGAATGCCTCGAGGGTATTGAGGCCGGCGATACCGATCTCGAGCCCGCTATTTTTGCGGTTGCAGAAGGTATCGAGCACAGTCCCGAACACATTGAACTCTTTTTCGGAAGCGAGTTCCCAGACGGTTACGGTTGGATTTTCCCGCGTGACGGCGTGGAGGTGAACATCGGTTTTGTGCTCGGCAAGAATGTAAAGTTGGGTGTTTCGCTGCGTGAAAAACTGAAGTCCTTTATTGCGGAACGCTACCCGAAGGCGAATGTCAAGGCCATCTATGGCGGCATGATTGCCTGTGGGCAATCGGAGCGGCCCATGGCCCGCTGCGGCCTTTTCAAGGCCGGCGATGCCGCCAGCTGCGTAAACCCCATCAGTCGTTCGGGCATCGTGGAATCGATGCTGTGTGGAAAGATTGTCGCGGAATCCACCGTGGAATGGCTTGCGGCATCTGCTCCCGAAGTGCGTGAGAAAATCGAGGCATCGGTTCTTGACCGCTGGATGGAAGCGCTTGGCAGGACGCACCTGCAGATTGCCCGCGCAAAACCTGGGTTCAATGCCATCAAGGATTCCCAGTTCGACCGTGCGGCAAAGAGCCTCTCTAAGCTGCCGCGCGAAAAGCAGACCTTGTTCCGCATATTCTTTACGGTGCTCTGCGCGAGCCCGTCGCTCATCTGGAAAATGCGTTCGTTCTTAAAGTAG
- a CDS encoding SufE family protein, with product MAGLITERTEEVRAMFASFADPDDKWKYLLDLARAHKGMDAGLKDAKFIIQGCASTMYLVPKFADGVLHFEMDVEGGTTNPLISRGLGALALKVYNDLPPSEILSLDPVFFQDIGLNVGLSPTRSNGFASLVKQIYLYARVYDAISKR from the coding sequence ATGGCAGGCTTGATTACAGAAAGGACAGAAGAAGTTCGCGCGATGTTTGCGTCGTTTGCCGATCCCGATGACAAGTGGAAGTATTTGCTCGACCTCGCTCGTGCGCATAAGGGCATGGATGCTGGCCTCAAGGATGCAAAGTTCATTATCCAGGGCTGTGCGTCGACGATGTATCTTGTGCCCAAGTTTGCCGATGGCGTTCTGCATTTCGAGATGGACGTGGAAGGCGGAACCACGAACCCGCTTATCAGTCGCGGTCTCGGTGCGCTTGCCCTGAAGGTCTACAACGACTTGCCGCCCAGCGAAATCCTCTCGCTCGACCCGGTGTTTTTCCAGGATATCGGCCTGAATGTCGGACTTTCTCCGACGCGCTCGAACGGGTTCGCAAGTCTCGTGAAACAGATTTATCTATATGCCCGCGTCTACGACGCGATTTCAAAAAGGTAG
- a CDS encoding gamma carbonic anhydrase family protein, with protein MSKLIALDGMTPRLGSRAFVADGAVLVGDVEVGDDSSVFYNAVLRGDLAPIRIGKRTNIQDNVTVHVSTGVPTVIGDEVTVGHNAVLHACTIDDNVMVGMGAIVMDGAHIKKNCIVGAGAIVTQGKEFPENSLVLGAPAHVVRELTTEEIEGVRGGVDRYVEIKDKLLEA; from the coding sequence ATGTCTAAATTGATTGCACTCGATGGAATGACGCCTCGCCTGGGAAGCCGCGCCTTTGTGGCTGACGGGGCTGTTCTTGTTGGCGACGTGGAAGTGGGGGATGACTCCTCCGTCTTCTACAATGCTGTCTTGCGAGGAGACCTTGCGCCAATCCGTATCGGGAAGCGTACGAACATCCAGGACAATGTCACGGTCCACGTGTCGACCGGAGTGCCGACTGTTATCGGGGACGAGGTGACTGTCGGGCATAACGCCGTGCTCCATGCCTGCACTATCGACGACAACGTGATGGTCGGTATGGGCGCTATCGTGATGGATGGCGCGCACATAAAGAAGAATTGTATCGTGGGGGCCGGCGCTATCGTTACGCAGGGGAAGGAATTCCCGGAGAATTCGCTGGTGCTCGGTGCGCCTGCGCATGTGGTGCGCGAACTCACGACCGAAGAAATCGAGGGCGTGCGCGGAGGCGTGGATCGCTATGTCGAAATCAAGGATAAACTCCTAGAGGCATAG
- a CDS encoding diacylglycerol kinase family protein, whose protein sequence is MAYKFYFLINPISGGGQGKIIKEFLPEIMESMDFSADEWKVEFTRYEGMREQILEALSSTETLIAVGGDGTVSAVLSTMLASGFSNKVKIGLIPLGTGNDLARVLNLYKPFADQGLLFLVRRLLRASAEPFDIWKVNGTYALANYFSGGIDARIAHDFNQDRATGVISSNSVIANKLHYVRRFFADRNYRLGACTLCYVDKFGKTHTSDLTGHRTVIVGNIPSFASGANPFYKSDMADGFLEVVDVPSMPLFLLAIAIGNLPLVGFLFKKHFLKSVKVHSLSLTVPQGEFLQLDGEDLSGKLGDTVTIEFAAQVQMLKLGD, encoded by the coding sequence ATGGCGTACAAGTTCTACTTCTTGATTAATCCGATTAGCGGGGGCGGACAGGGGAAGATTATCAAGGAATTCCTGCCCGAGATTATGGAATCCATGGATTTTTCCGCCGACGAATGGAAGGTGGAATTCACCCGCTACGAGGGCATGAGGGAGCAGATTCTTGAAGCCTTGTCGAGTACGGAGACTCTTATTGCGGTAGGCGGTGACGGAACCGTTTCTGCCGTACTCTCGACGATGCTTGCGTCAGGTTTTTCGAACAAGGTGAAAATCGGGCTTATCCCGCTTGGTACCGGAAACGACCTTGCCCGCGTGTTGAACCTCTACAAGCCTTTTGCCGACCAGGGCTTGCTTTTCCTGGTGCGTCGGCTATTGCGAGCCTCCGCCGAACCTTTCGATATCTGGAAGGTGAACGGCACGTATGCTCTCGCAAACTACTTTTCGGGCGGCATCGATGCCCGCATTGCACATGATTTTAACCAGGACCGCGCTACCGGAGTGATTTCCTCGAATTCGGTGATTGCGAACAAGCTGCATTATGTGCGCCGGTTCTTTGCCGACAGGAACTACCGGCTGGGAGCCTGTACGCTGTGCTACGTGGACAAGTTCGGTAAGACGCATACGAGCGACCTGACTGGGCATCGTACGGTAATCGTGGGGAACATCCCGAGTTTTGCGAGCGGTGCGAATCCGTTCTACAAGTCCGACATGGCTGATGGGTTCCTGGAGGTAGTCGACGTGCCTTCGATGCCGCTGTTTCTGCTTGCCATTGCCATTGGAAACCTGCCACTTGTGGGGTTTCTTTTCAAGAAGCATTTCCTCAAGTCGGTGAAGGTTCATTCGCTTTCGCTCACCGTACCGCAGGGTGAGTTCCTGCAACTTGATGGCGAGGACCTGAGCGGCAAGCTGGGCGATACGGTCACTATCGAGTTCGCAGCCCAGGTACAGATGCTGAAACTGGGGGATTGA
- a CDS encoding UDP-3-O-(3-hydroxymyristoyl)glucosamine N-acyltransferase, with product MKPVALSVVLDWLKSENFLCDNSKDALSQVVLKVAPSTEITGFASVDLAGPADASFWLGDSVKSETNSNGYSSALLGSLRAGLLFVPAGLLAQMASPGADFAPSVGCVVPVEYPYHAMVRFLERFAGELAENCGDAPFVAESARVHASAVVEGRVGENAVVGPGCVVMRGATLGANCVLEANVTVYPNVVVGEGCVFQAGAVIGSRGFGFYEYEGVRRPVPHLAGVRIGRECSFGANMVVAAGFLSPTTIGDKCHFDSFVQVAHNCRLGNNIYMASQSGLAGSVTVEDDVELAGGAQVAGHLTLGKGCRIAAKAGVTKSIPAGRVVSGFPAEDIEVWRRSMVRLRQMGKK from the coding sequence GTGAAACCTGTTGCGCTTTCTGTCGTGTTGGACTGGCTGAAGTCCGAAAATTTCCTGTGTGACAACTCGAAGGACGCCCTGTCGCAGGTTGTATTGAAGGTCGCGCCGAGTACCGAGATAACAGGCTTTGCTTCCGTCGACCTGGCGGGGCCTGCCGATGCAAGTTTCTGGCTGGGAGACTCCGTAAAGAGTGAAACGAACTCGAACGGGTATTCTTCGGCGCTGCTCGGCAGTTTGCGCGCCGGACTGCTTTTTGTGCCGGCTGGGCTGTTGGCCCAAATGGCGTCGCCGGGTGCAGACTTTGCACCCTCTGTGGGCTGTGTCGTTCCTGTAGAATATCCGTACCATGCCATGGTGCGCTTTCTGGAAAGGTTCGCGGGTGAGCTTGCGGAAAATTGTGGCGATGCTCCGTTTGTTGCGGAATCCGCCCGCGTGCATGCGAGCGCCGTTGTCGAAGGTCGCGTGGGCGAAAATGCCGTCGTGGGTCCGGGCTGTGTGGTGATGCGCGGGGCGACGCTCGGCGCAAACTGTGTGCTCGAGGCGAACGTGACGGTTTACCCGAATGTTGTCGTGGGCGAGGGCTGCGTGTTTCAGGCGGGCGCGGTAATCGGTTCCCGCGGGTTCGGCTTTTATGAATACGAAGGCGTGCGCCGGCCTGTCCCGCACCTTGCGGGTGTGCGCATCGGGCGTGAATGCAGTTTCGGGGCCAACATGGTGGTCGCCGCCGGGTTCCTTTCGCCGACGACTATCGGCGACAAATGTCACTTCGATTCTTTCGTGCAGGTGGCGCATAACTGCCGTCTCGGGAACAATATCTATATGGCCTCGCAGTCGGGGCTCGCGGGCTCCGTGACGGTCGAAGACGACGTGGAACTTGCGGGCGGCGCGCAGGTGGCGGGCCACCTCACCCTCGGGAAGGGTTGCCGGATTGCCGCGAAGGCGGGCGTCACCAAGAGTATCCCTGCGGGGCGAGTCGTCTCCGGGTTCCCCGCTGAAGATATTGAAGTTTGGCGCCGGTCTATGGTGCGCCTCCGCCAGATGGGGAAGAAGTAG
- a CDS encoding UDP-3-O-acyl-N-acetylglucosamine deacetylase, producing the protein MSAVKTIEFSSPSLSSRESTVRVDLLEKDPNRVPRVCWNVAGERFYSTDALHCYAELEYNVARTAIYSKPGLDRRLSLCSPEHLAPVFLVWPELRFDVHATEIPMMDGSALPFFHALRRIAGVPQAIRFYDAPLEHSWELPRGYVKVSPSDTFEVEYEITRPDGFSSAASLSVYSAEDLYSVFSARTFIFKDDYDAARAAGLLGGVDESCGMLLGTESRVVYRMDEEPARHKILDLLGDIAFACPALPKLRIQVLNGGHTIHHKIMEKLLPYVSTGNPQEI; encoded by the coding sequence GTGTCTGCAGTTAAAACCATCGAGTTCTCTTCGCCATCTCTCTCGTCCAGGGAGTCGACTGTCCGCGTGGACCTTCTCGAGAAGGACCCGAACAGGGTTCCGCGTGTCTGCTGGAACGTTGCGGGAGAGCGTTTCTATTCTACGGATGCCTTGCATTGTTACGCCGAATTGGAGTACAATGTGGCGCGTACCGCAATTTATTCGAAACCGGGCCTGGACCGCAGGCTTTCCCTCTGTTCTCCGGAACATCTGGCTCCCGTGTTTCTTGTGTGGCCTGAACTGCGGTTCGATGTGCATGCCACTGAAATCCCCATGATGGATGGGAGCGCGCTGCCCTTCTTCCATGCGTTGCGCCGCATCGCCGGTGTTCCGCAGGCAATCCGCTTCTACGACGCCCCCCTGGAGCATTCGTGGGAACTCCCGCGAGGCTACGTGAAGGTCTCGCCTTCGGATACATTCGAGGTGGAGTACGAGATTACCAGGCCTGACGGGTTCTCTTCGGCGGCAAGCCTTTCGGTGTATTCTGCCGAGGACCTCTACAGCGTGTTTTCGGCTCGGACGTTCATTTTCAAGGACGATTATGATGCGGCGCGCGCTGCTGGACTTCTGGGCGGGGTTGACGAGAGTTGCGGAATGCTGCTCGGAACCGAATCGCGGGTTGTTTACCGCATGGACGAGGAACCTGCCCGCCATAAAATTCTAGACTTGTTGGGCGATATCGCCTTCGCATGTCCTGCCTTGCCAAAGTTGCGCATTCAGGTGCTGAACGGCGGCCATACCATTCACCATAAAATCATGGAGAAACTCCTGCCTTATGTCTCTACTGGAAACCCTCAAGAAATCTGA
- the fabZ gene encoding 3-hydroxyacyl-ACP dehydratase FabZ, whose translation MSLLETLKKSEKAGVVYEADVVHGLLPQKAPFAFVDEVLSLELGDGKDVLPSLVGLYHVTGEEKFFQGHFPGNPVMPGVLQVESMAQAATLLTMIAREADVVGKRPAFMGIENCRFRNPVLPGMDLRLEVKLLSVRHGIFKYSGKAFSGEKLMCEADFVAAMV comes from the coding sequence ATGTCTCTACTGGAAACCCTCAAGAAATCTGAAAAAGCTGGTGTCGTTTACGAAGCCGATGTGGTTCATGGCCTGCTCCCGCAGAAGGCCCCGTTTGCCTTTGTCGACGAGGTCCTGAGCCTCGAACTGGGCGACGGCAAGGATGTTCTCCCGTCCCTGGTGGGCCTCTACCATGTGACCGGTGAGGAAAAGTTCTTCCAGGGCCATTTTCCCGGCAATCCGGTGATGCCGGGTGTGCTTCAGGTGGAATCCATGGCCCAGGCGGCCACCCTCCTCACGATGATCGCCCGCGAGGCCGATGTGGTGGGCAAGCGCCCTGCCTTCATGGGGATCGAGAACTGCCGTTTCAGGAACCCCGTGCTCCCCGGCATGGACCTCCGCCTCGAGGTCAAGCTCCTCTCGGTGCGCCACGGTATCTTCAAGTATTCCGGCAAGGCCTTTTCTGGCGAAAAACTCATGTGCGAGGCCGACTTCGTGGCGGCGATGGTCTAG